ATCTATTTTGGCCCCGCTTACAGCGGCATAAGTACCACGTACTCGTCGGCGCGCGACCCGCGCTACTTTACCACCATCGACAACGTGCTGCCGCCTTCACTGTCGGCGCTGGCCGCGCGGTCGGGGTCGGTACCGCCGGCGCTGCTGGGCGGCACCAGCTACGTGCAGGAAGGCACTGGCCTAGCTACGCGCGTGCTGATGAAGGGCCGGGTTACGCTGAAACGCCTCATCGGCTCTAATGATACGGTGGGCGTGGTCATCAACCGGGCCGAGATTATTGTGCCCATTAAGCCGTTTACCAACGCCTTGTATGGCAACCCCGGCCAACTGTATGCCGTGGAAGTAAACGCCGCCAACGAGGTGTTGCAGCGCGTCATCAACTTCCTGCCCACCGACCGCATCGTGCAGGCCGATGGCACCAATCAGCAGGGTTCGGGCAGCCCGACCGCGGGCGTGCTCAACGCCAGCGGTGCGCAGTCGTATTACGCCATTCCGGTCACGGCCTACATGCAGGCCTATTTCTACAACAACCTGGGTGGCACGCCCGACGCCCTGGTGCTGGCGCCCAACATCCGTTCTTCCGCAGCGCTGACGCTGGACCGGGCCGCGCTCGACGCAGCCAACATCCGGCTGCGCGTGTACTACTCGCAGAAGCGCTAGGCTTTTCGGCCCAGCCAACCGGCCGCTCTGGCGCGTTCTCCTCATCCATTACTTAATCTAATTTGCCATGTGCGGCATTGTTGCTTACCTGGGCCATCGCGAGGCCTGCCCCATCATTCTCAAAGGCTTGCACCGGCTCGAATACCGGGGCTACGATTCGGCCGGTGTCGCGCTGCTCAACGGCGACCTGAACGTGTACAAGAAAAAAGGCAAGGTCAGCGACCTTGAAGCCTTTATTTCGACCAAGGACACGCACGCCAAGGTAGGCATGGGGCACACCCGCTGGGCCACCCACGGCGAGCCCAACGACGAAAATGCCCACCCCCACTACTCGACGTCGGAGCGCATTGCCATCATTCACAACGGCATCATTGAGAACTACGCGGCCCTGAAGACGCACTTGCAGCAGCAGGGCCACGTGTTTCATTCCGACACCGACACCGAAGTTTTCGTCAATTTGATTGAGGAAATCCAGAAGCAGAATGAATGTTCGCTGGAAGAGGCCGTGCGCCTGGCCCTGCACGAAGTGGTGGGCGCTTACGCCATCGTGGTGCTCAGCAAGGATGCTCCCAACCAGCTCATCGCCGCCCGCAAGGGCTCGCCAATGGTGATTGGCATTGGCGAAGGCGAGTTTTTCATTGCTTCCGACGCCACGCCCATCATCGAGTACACCAACGAGGTGGTGTATGTAAACGACTACGAAATCGTGGTGATTCGCGACGGCCAGCTGGAAATTCGCTCCAAGGAGGACGTGAGCCAGACGCCCTACATCCAGAAGCTGGAGCTGGAGCTCGACAGCATCGAGAAAGGCGGCTACGAGCACTTCATGCTGAAGGAGATTTTTGAGCAGCCCCGCTCAATTCTCGACTCCATGCGCGGTCGCCTGGAGCTGGAAGCCGGCCACCTGAACATGGGCGGCATTCGGGCTTACGAGCAGAAGTTCATCAACGCGCAGCGCATCATCATCGTGGCCTGTGGCACGAGCTGGCACGCCGGCCTGGTGGCCGAGTACCTCATTGAGGATTTGGCCCGCATTCCGGTGGAAGTGGAATACGCCTCGGAATTCCGCTACCGCAACCCGATTATCACGGAGC
This DNA window, taken from Hymenobacter sp. 5317J-9, encodes the following:
- the glmS gene encoding glutamine--fructose-6-phosphate transaminase (isomerizing) produces the protein MCGIVAYLGHREACPIILKGLHRLEYRGYDSAGVALLNGDLNVYKKKGKVSDLEAFISTKDTHAKVGMGHTRWATHGEPNDENAHPHYSTSERIAIIHNGIIENYAALKTHLQQQGHVFHSDTDTEVFVNLIEEIQKQNECSLEEAVRLALHEVVGAYAIVVLSKDAPNQLIAARKGSPMVIGIGEGEFFIASDATPIIEYTNEVVYVNDYEIVVIRDGQLEIRSKEDVSQTPYIQKLELELDSIEKGGYEHFMLKEIFEQPRSILDSMRGRLELEAGHLNMGGIRAYEQKFINAQRIIIVACGTSWHAGLVAEYLIEDLARIPVEVEYASEFRYRNPIITERDIVIAISQSGETADTLAAIELAKSKGATIFGVCNVVGSSIARATDAGAYTHAGPEIGVASTKAFTAQVTVLTLLAMIMGQKRGTITDTKLRELMVELDTIPTKVTKALELDAQIREIAEEFKDATNFLYLGRGYNFPVALEGALKLKEISYIHAEGYPAAEMKHGPIALIDENMPMVVIATRDSSYEKVVSNIQEVKARKGRIIAVVSEGDKVIPAMAEFVIEVPHTSEVLMPLVSVVPLQLLSYHIAVLRGCNVDQPRNLAKSVTVE